A region of Sesamum indicum cultivar Zhongzhi No. 13 linkage group LG7, S_indicum_v1.0, whole genome shotgun sequence DNA encodes the following proteins:
- the LOC105166513 gene encoding transcription factor bHLH78: MVSSPTASNANGNGSNGENVVLRELIGRLGSICNSGEISPQQPYSINGNNSANTSCYSTPLNSPPKLNLSMMENQQIRGNLQIPGSHFPSLPSLAPFSTDPGFAERAARFSCFANKSLVGLNEMAPKLDSGKISRVSSNQSIKISGSHPMAVQESKDGGLQEAGISASDKKFSRLSRSSTPENVEFGDSRENSSVSEQIPGGEIGMNPQVDANSRKRKSIPKGKGKETPSAAANPAKDVNVASENSESSAKRSKSEDGSANEKDAAKTKADNTNQKHSKDNSKPPEPPKDYIHVRARRGQATDAHSLAERVRREKISERMKVLQDLVPGCNKVTGKAVMLDEIINYVQSLQRQVEFLSMKLATVNPRMDFNMEALMSKDMFQSRGSLPHNMYPSDSYPFQSQPNLHTALPSASEAPFTANNFNSALGRNQTMQLPPMDNFSETASQVSTFWEDDLHSVVQMGFSQNQTQNFHGILPTAQMKVEL, from the exons ATGGTTTCCTCTCCAACTGCCTCGAATGCGAATGGTAATGGCAGCAATGGTGAAAATGTTGTGCTGAGGGAGCTGATTGGGAGGCTTGGCAGCATATGCAATTCCGGGGAGATTTCGCCTCAGCAGCCTTACAGTATCAATGGGAACAACAGTGCCAATACTTCTTGCTACAGCACCCCGCTGAATTCTCCTCCCAAGCTGAACCTGTCGATGATGGAAAATCAGCAAATCAGGGGGAATTTGCAAATCCCTGGAAGCCATTTTCCTTCGCTTCCGAGCTTGGCACCGTTTTCCACTGATCCAGGGTTTGCTGAGAGGGCTGCtagattttcttgttttgctaACAAGAGTTTGGTGGGCTTGAACGAAATGGCGCCGAAATTGGATTCTGGGAAGATTTCCAGGGTTTCCAGCAATCAGTCAATCAAGATTTCTGGATCTCACCCAATGGCAGTTCAAGAAAGCAAGGATGGGGGCTTACAGGAAGCTGGAATTTCAGCTTCCGATAAGAAATTCAGCAGGCTGTCGAGATCTTCAACGCCTGAAAATGTGGAATTCGGTGATTCCAGGGAGAATTCTTCTGTTTCTGAACAGATCCCAGGTGGGGAAATTGGGATGAATCCTCAAGTTGATGCCAATTCTCGGAAGAGGAAGTCAATTCCAAAGGGAAAGGGGAAAGAAACCCCTTCTGCTGCAGCAAACCCTGCTAAAGATGTCAAT GTTGCATCAGAAAATAGTGAATCAAGTGCTAAAAGAAGCAAGTCAGAAGATGGGAGTGCAAATGAAAAGGATGCTGCAAAAACTAAGGCTGATAATACAAATCAAAAGCATTCAAAGGATAATTCAAAGCCTCCAGAGCCTCCCAAGGACTATATTCATGTCAGGGCTAGAAGGGGTCAGGCCACAGATGCCCACAGTCTTGCTGAAAGA GTCCGGAGAGAGAAGATCAGTGAAAGAATGAAAGTCCTACAAGATCTTGTGCCAGGTTGCAATAAG GTTACTGGTAAAGCTGTTATGCTTGATGAGATCATTAATTATGTACAGTCTTTACAGCGGCAAGTTGAG TTCCTTTCCATGAAACTGGCTACTGTCAATCCAAGAATGGACTTCAACATGGAAGCTCTTATGTCCAAGGAT ATGTTTCAATCTCGCGGATCTTTGCCTCATAACATGTACCCTTCTGATAGCTATCCTTTCCAATCTCAACCGAATTTGCATACTGCTTTGCCCAGTGCATCAGAGGCACCCTTCACAGCTAACAATTTCAATTCTGCTTTAGGCAGAAACCAAACCATGCAACTGCCTCCAATGGACAATTTTAGCGAAACTGCCTCTCAA GTCTCAACGTTCTGGGAGGACGACCTCCACAGTGTCGTTCAGATGGGATTCAGCCAGAATCAGACACAAAATTTTCATG GGATTCTCCCCACAGCTCAAATGAAAGTTGAGCTATGA
- the LOC105166475 gene encoding kinesin-like protein KIN-12B, translated as MKHFMMPRNQILRENHEAVAASPNPKSKPTTPNPSSRKLKSSKENAPPTPASDPNVGTSSPATKMKSPLPPRPPLKRKLSVESTVAENCGGAANSLDSGVKVIVRVRPPNNDEEDGGNVVQKITEDSLTISGQAFTFDSVADIQSKQSDIFELVGAPLVENCLAGFNSSVFAYGQTGSGKTYTIWGASNALLEEDQQGLAPRVFHRLFERIEEEQVKQADRQLVYMCRCSFLEIYNEQITDLLDPSQKNLQIREDVKTGVYVENLREECVSSMKDVSQLLTKGLSNRRTSATRVNAESSRSHSVFTCVVESRSKSAADGLSRLKMSRINFVDLAGSERQKQTGAAGERLKEAGNINRSLSQLGNLINILAEVSQTGKQRHIPYRDSKLTFLLQESLGGNAKLAMICAVSPSQSCKSETLSTLRFAQRAKAIKNKAVINEEMQDDVNVLREVIRQLRDELHRMKANNDQTGQTGAYATGWSARRSLNLLRFSLNRPMMLPHVEDDSDEEMEIVDTDETMPVIPEERCLRSPEQGYEDTDVNMEDAVLETVDQDKVNIISHQLRGTESEISLERKSEMVLDNGSCGPSEVVEFAPSVVEELQNDSVSRELVEKCPSIRLSADAENTSDKATSCIEDGTESNLRIVPIDVSPVLKSPTPSVSPRLNSSRKSLRTSSTAAASQSIPTQSKLEAAHASIAKPSNSICLNSLSNRKPRFASTQHLAATLHRGLEIIESKRLTPAQRRSSFRFSCMTADVKTLVPVIKIDVGVQTVFHDDESTNKDPEEFLCSKCKTGNCQQELIENDDGQNMQLVPVSLPSHDQCKKQVPKAVEKVLAGAIRREMALEEMCAKQNSEIMQLNRLIQQYKHERECNAIIGQTREDKIARLESLMDGILPTEEFMEEELLSLTHEHKILQEQYDNHPDVLRTNIELKRVQEELERYQNFFDLGERDVLLEEIQDLRTQLQFYLDSSSKTSKKQTPLLQLTSSCEPSMVASLSTTPDSTGNSEETLRLERIQWTEAESKWISLVEELRMELEASRSLAQKQKQELNMEKKCSEELKEAMQMAMEGHARMLEQYAELEEKHIQLLARHRKIQDGIEDVKKAATRAGVRGAESKFINALAAEISALKVEREKERRYFRDENKGLQAQLRDTAEAVQAAGELLVRLKEAEEAVAAAEKRARMAEQETENAYKEIDKLNKLLAASHMPKEEFSAEDTEGAVADQQWREEFAPSYGVEEPSSWFSGYDRCNI; from the exons GTAATAGTTCGTGTGAGACCACCAAACAATGATGAAGAAGATGGAGGAAATGTAGTTCAGAAAATTACAGAAGATTCCTTAACAATATCGGGGCAGGCCTTTACATTCGACTCTGTTGCTGATATTCAGTCAAAACAG AGTGATATATTCGAGCTCGTAGGTGCACCACTTGTTGAAAATTGTCTTGCTGGGTTTAATAGCTCTGTGTTTGCGTATGGACAG ACTGGCAGTGGGAAAACATACACCATTTGGGGCGCATCCAATGCCTTGTTGGAGGAAGATCAGCAAGGTTTAGCACCACGTGTATTCCACAGACTCTTTGAACGGATTGAAGAG GAGCAAGTGAAGCAAGCTGACAGACAGCTGGTGTATATGTGCCGCTGCTCTTTCCTTGAG ATATACAATGAACAAATAACTGATTTATTGGATCCAAGTCAAAAGAACCTCCAG ATTAGGGAAGATGTTAAAACTGGTGTGTATGTTGAAAATTTAAGAGAGGAGTGTGTATCCTCTATGAAAGATGTGTCACAACTCCTGACAAAG GGGTTGTCAAACCGGAGAACCAGTGCTACACGTGTAAATGCTGAAAGTTCTCGTTCCCACAGTGTTTTCACATGTGTTGTTGAATCACGCAGCAAG AGTGCAGCTGATGGTTTAAGCCGCTTAAAGATGAGCAGAATCAATTTTGTTGACCTTGCTGGATCTGAGAGGCAAAAGCAAACGGGTGCAGCTGGAGAACGCTTGAAGGAAGCAGGGAATATTAACCGTTCACTTTCACAACTTGG GAacttgataaatattttggcagAAGTATCCCAGACAGGAAAACAGCGGCACATCCCATATAGAGATTCGAAGTTGACTTTTTTGTTACAGGAATCTCTGGGTGGGAATGCAAAATTGGCAATGATATGTGCAGTTTCTCCATCTCAAAG CTGTAAGAGCGAGACTCTCAGTACACTAAGATTTGCGCAACGTGCTAAAGCAATCAAGAATAAAGCAGTCATTAATGAGGAAATGCAAGATGACGTAAATGTCTTGAGAGAAGTGATTCGACAGCTGAGGGATGAGCTGCATCGAATGAAAGCAAATAATGATCAAACAGGTCAAACTGGAGCTTATGCCACTGGATGGAGTGCACGAAGAAGTTTGAATCTCTTGAGATTTAGCCTCAACCGGCCGATGATGTTACCTCATGTTGAGGATGATAGTGATGAAGAAATGGAGATTGTGGATACAGATGAGACAATGCCTGTAATCCCTGAAGAAAGATGCTTGCGTTCACCTGAACAAGGTTATGAAGATACAGATGTCAATATGGAAGATGCAGTACTTGAAACAGTTGACCAGGACAAAGTTAATATCATCAGCCATCAATTGAGAGGTACAGAGTCAGAGATTTCTCTTGAAAGAAAGTCGGAGATGGTACTTGATAATGGTTCTTGTGGACCGTCTGAAGTTGTGGAATTCGCTCCCTCTGTTGTTGAAGAACTGCAAAATGACAGTGTATCTAGGGAACTTGTGGAGAAATGTCCCTCAATACGACTTTCTGCAGATGCGGAAAACACATCTGACAAGGCCACAAGTTGCATTGAAGATGGTACAGAGTCCAATCTAAGAATTGTTCCAATTGATGTCTCCCCTGTTCTGAAGTCTCCCACTCCTAGTGTGTCACCAAGACTGAACAGTAGCAGGAAAAGCCTTAGAACCTCATCAACAGCAGCTGCTTCTCAGAGTATTCCAACTCAGAGTAAACTGGAGGCTGCTCATGCATCCATCGCAAAGCCTTCGAACAGCATCTGCTtgaattctctctctaatcGGAAGCCTCGTTTTGCATCAACTCAACATTTAGCTGCTACTCTTCACCGTGGTCTTGAAATTATTGAGAGTAAACGCCTCACTCCAGCTCAAAGACGGTCATCGTTTAGATTCTCTTGCATGACGGCTGATGTTAAAACACTTGTACCAGTCATCAAAATCGATGTGGGTGTTCAAACAGTGTTTCATGATGATGAGTCAACGAACAAGGATCCAGAAGAATTTTTGTGTAGTAAATGCAAGACTGGGAACTGCCAGCAAGAGCTTATAGAAAATGATGATGGGCAAAATATGCAGTTAGTACCTGTCAGTTTACCATCGCATGACCAATGCAAGAAGCAAGTTCCTAAA GCAGTAGAAAAGGTACTGGCTGGAGCTATTCGGAGAGAGATGGCACTAGAGGAGATGTGTGCCAAACAAAATTCCGAGATCATGCAACTTAATCGTTTG ATCCAGCAATACAAACATGAGAGAGAGTGTAACGCCATAATTGGTCAAACTCGTGAAGATAAAATTGCTCGTCTTGAAAGCCTAATGGATGGAATATTACCTACTGAGGAGTTTATGGAGGAAGAGTTATTATCACTTACTCATGAACACAAG ATTCTTCAGGAACAATATGATAACCACCCTGATGTCTTGAGAACAAATATTGAGTTAAAAAGAGTTCAAGAAGAATTGGAAAGATATCAGAATTTCTTTGACTTGGGTGAGAGAGATGTTTTGTTGGAAGAAATACAAGACTTGAGAACTCAGCTGCAGTTTTATCTGGATTCTTCATCCAAGACGTCAAAAAAACAAACCCCTCTACTACAGCTAACTTCTTCATGTGAGCCAAGCATGGTTGCCTCTTTGTCTACTACTCCAGATTCAACTGGGAATAGTGAGGAGACACTTCGGCTGGAGAGAATTCAGTGGACTGAAGCAGAGAGCAAATGGATCTCCCTTGTAGAAGAACTTAGAATGGAACTTGAAGCCAGTCGATCACTTGCtcagaaacaaaaacaagagCTGAATATGGAAAAGAAGTGTTCTGAAGAGCTTAAGGAAGCAATGCAGATGGCAATGGAAGGCCATGCACGCATGCTTGAACAATACGCCGAGCTTGAAGAGAAACACATTCAACTGCTTGCTAGACATCGgaagattcaagatggaattGAAGATGTCAAGAAAGCAGCAACAAGGGCTGGTGTAAGAGGTGCAGAATCTAAATTTATCAATGCCCTTGCCGCAGAGATTTCAGCACTTAAAgttgaaagagaaaaggagaGACGATACTTTAGGGATGAAAACAAAGGGCTTCAGGCCCAACTGAGGGATACTGCCGAAGCTGTTCAGGCTGCTGGAGAATTACTTGTGCGGCTTAAAGAAGCAGAAGAGGCTGTGGCTGCTGCAGAG AAACGTGCTAGGATGGCAGAGCAGGAGACCGAGAATGCCTACAAAGAGATAGACAAATTGAACAAGTTGCTTGCAGCCTCTCACATGCCTAAAGAGGAATTTTCTGCTGAGGATACTGAGGGAGCCGTCGCTGACCAGCAATGGCGAGAGGAATTCGCTCCATCATATGGAGTTGAAGAACCCTCGTCATGGTTCTCCGGGTACGACCGTTGCAACATATAA